Proteins from one Pelorhabdus rhamnosifermentans genomic window:
- a CDS encoding DUF4310 family protein, with product METTETTNQQTGFWYSEWAFALFVAMISAGIFAGTHMYYVYHVGAFNDIAIVAMLQAGIEGGSYGPAAAFGASFLFARVLEGPLVGILDIGGALQTGVGIGIPAILLGMGVTAPLSSFPLALLTGAVIGLIIGAVIVLIRKFTFSENQSTFGADVMMGAGNASGRYLGPLIVISATMASIPVGIGSILGAAIFYAWKKPIAGGAVLGAMVLGALFPILTK from the coding sequence ATGGAAACTACAGAGACAACGAATCAACAAACAGGTTTTTGGTATTCGGAGTGGGCATTTGCCTTATTTGTTGCTATGATTTCAGCGGGGATTTTTGCCGGAACGCATATGTATTATGTGTATCATGTGGGGGCGTTCAATGATATTGCTATCGTGGCCATGCTGCAAGCGGGGATCGAAGGGGGTAGTTATGGGCCAGCAGCAGCTTTTGGCGCCAGCTTTCTGTTCGCAAGAGTTCTAGAAGGCCCATTAGTCGGTATTTTAGATATTGGAGGAGCCCTGCAGACCGGTGTTGGTATCGGCATTCCAGCTATTTTGCTGGGGATGGGGGTGACAGCGCCATTATCCTCATTTCCATTAGCCTTGCTTACGGGAGCTGTGATTGGACTAATCATTGGTGCGGTTATTGTGTTAATTCGCAAATTTACGTTTAGTGAAAATCAATCCACTTTTGGCGCTGATGTCATGATGGGTGCCGGAAACGCATCAGGCCGCTATTTGGGACCGCTTATTGTCATTTCAGCAACGATGGCTTCTATTCCGGTAGGAATTGGCTCTATTTTAGGGGCGGCTATTTTTTACGCATGGAAAAAACCTATTGCCGGCGGTGCTGTGCTGGGTGCCATGGTGTTGGGGGCTTTATTCCCTATTCTTACAAAATAA
- a CDS encoding KDGP aldolase: MSNRPTIKLNVLAKDLNNAKSITEAANGQVYIGLMVKNFASVNEAVKMVNQYQEAKINVSVGLGAGDPAQWRKVADVAAKTKPAHVNQVFPAAGYTIGVLESVGSTHTLVNALIAPSGMPGKVSVLTGPDSQAYQEYVSCDAAATLLKEIGVKSVKFYPIGGDKHLDEVAAMVKAAVKQGINIFEPTGGIDAHSVYKVVETCVENGAQIVIPHIYTAFADKTTGLTNANDVAALLRSF; encoded by the coding sequence ATGTCAAATCGTCCAACTATTAAATTAAATGTATTAGCGAAAGACCTTAATAATGCGAAAAGTATTACGGAAGCAGCTAATGGTCAGGTATATATTGGCCTTATGGTAAAGAACTTTGCCAGTGTTAATGAGGCTGTGAAAATGGTTAACCAATATCAAGAGGCTAAAATCAATGTATCTGTTGGTTTGGGGGCAGGAGACCCGGCTCAATGGCGTAAAGTGGCTGATGTAGCTGCAAAAACGAAACCAGCTCATGTGAATCAGGTTTTTCCTGCAGCTGGTTATACTATCGGGGTACTGGAAAGCGTGGGCAGTACACACACGCTTGTCAATGCATTGATTGCTCCCAGTGGTATGCCGGGTAAAGTGAGTGTTCTTACTGGTCCAGATAGCCAAGCTTATCAAGAATATGTATCTTGTGATGCGGCAGCAACCCTGCTAAAAGAAATTGGAGTAAAGTCAGTTAAATTTTATCCCATTGGCGGAGATAAACATCTGGATGAAGTAGCAGCTATGGTTAAGGCGGCTGTAAAGCAGGGAATCAACATTTTTGAACCGACAGGTGGAATTGATGCCCATTCCGTATACAAGGTTGTAGAAACCTGTGTGGAAAATGGCGCACAAATTGTCATTCCACATATCTACACCGCATTTGCGGACAAAACGACAGGATTAACGAATGCTAATGATGTTGCCGCATTGTTGCGTTCTTTTTAA
- the pckA gene encoding phosphoenolpyruvate carboxykinase (ATP), whose amino-acid sequence MALDVLGDVLQGYSRQLYRNIPVPKLVEMALARGEGTLTTSGALRVVTGKYTGRSPDDKFIVETPDLADELWWQNNKKISVKAFEGLYQKVVDYLKSKDLFIFEGSAGADSAYAIPVRVVNEFAWQNIFVRQLFVRSGEKYGSTDPLGFTILAAPGCTADPAIDGTYSEAFVVINFSQRVVLIGGTHYAGEMKKSIFSIMNYLLPKQNILTMHCSANRGADNKVALFFGLSGTGKTSLSADPDRLLIGDDEHGWSDNGIFNIEGGCYAKCIHLSHENEPQIWEAIKFGSVLENVSMDEATREVDYDSAQITENTRAAYPIDYIPNSIYPGIGGHPSTIVFLTADAFGVLPPIARLSPEQAMYYFMSGYTSKLAGTELGITEPQATFSACFGAPFLPLPPLVYANLLREKISQYHTRVFLINTGWQGGTYGVGKRISIQHTRRMVSAAINGYLDFVDYGTHPIFNLEVPTKCSGVPDAILMPQNTWNDPKAYQLSAEHLAGMFHKNFAKFSDMPLEVIQSGPFQHVAAQVG is encoded by the coding sequence GTGGCACTTGACGTATTGGGAGATGTGTTGCAGGGATATAGCAGGCAACTTTACAGGAACATCCCTGTGCCCAAACTGGTAGAAATGGCTCTGGCCCGTGGTGAGGGTACTTTGACTACCAGTGGAGCTTTACGGGTGGTAACCGGAAAATACACGGGTCGTTCTCCTGATGACAAGTTTATCGTGGAGACGCCTGATCTGGCTGACGAACTTTGGTGGCAGAACAATAAAAAAATAAGTGTAAAGGCGTTCGAAGGACTGTACCAGAAGGTTGTTGATTACCTCAAAAGCAAGGATTTGTTTATTTTCGAGGGCTCTGCAGGGGCGGATTCTGCTTATGCCATACCGGTACGTGTTGTGAACGAGTTTGCTTGGCAAAACATTTTTGTAAGACAGCTCTTTGTTAGGTCGGGGGAGAAATACGGAAGTACCGATCCATTGGGATTTACGATTCTTGCGGCGCCGGGATGTACTGCCGACCCAGCGATCGACGGCACTTATTCCGAAGCTTTTGTTGTCATCAATTTTTCTCAGCGAGTGGTTCTGATCGGTGGCACACATTATGCTGGTGAGATGAAAAAGTCTATTTTCTCTATCATGAATTACCTGCTGCCTAAGCAGAATATTTTGACGATGCACTGTTCGGCCAACAGGGGAGCCGACAACAAAGTAGCTTTGTTTTTCGGCCTGTCTGGTACAGGCAAGACGTCGCTTTCGGCCGACCCGGATCGCCTGCTGATAGGTGACGACGAGCACGGGTGGAGTGACAATGGCATTTTCAACATCGAAGGAGGATGTTACGCTAAGTGCATACATCTTAGCCATGAGAACGAGCCCCAGATATGGGAAGCGATAAAATTTGGCAGTGTCCTAGAAAATGTCAGTATGGATGAAGCAACACGGGAAGTAGACTACGATAGTGCGCAGATTACGGAGAATACCCGGGCTGCCTATCCTATTGATTATATCCCTAATAGCATTTATCCGGGTATAGGTGGACACCCGAGCACGATTGTCTTTTTGACCGCCGATGCATTCGGTGTTCTGCCTCCCATTGCCAGACTTAGCCCAGAACAGGCTATGTATTATTTCATGTCAGGCTATACCAGTAAATTGGCCGGCACAGAACTCGGGATAACCGAACCACAGGCCACTTTTTCCGCTTGTTTCGGTGCACCTTTTCTGCCATTACCGCCGCTGGTCTACGCCAATTTGCTTAGAGAGAAAATTTCGCAGTATCACACCCGGGTATTTCTTATCAACACTGGGTGGCAAGGGGGGACCTACGGAGTAGGTAAGCGAATCAGTATCCAACATACGCGGCGCATGGTTTCAGCCGCAATCAATGGTTACTTGGACTTCGTCGACTACGGGACGCACCCTATCTTTAACCTGGAAGTTCCAACCAAGTGCTCTGGCGTACCGGACGCTATTCTAATGCCTCAAAATACCTGGAATGACCCCAAGGCATACCAATTATCAGCCGAGCATCTTGCAGGCATGTTTCACAAAAATTTTGCCAAGTTTTCCGATATGCCTCTCGAAGTTATCCAATCAGGCCCGTTTCAGCATGTTGCAGCCCAGGTAGGATGA
- a CDS encoding DUF4312 family protein, whose product MLKKMEYGLTVTGSGESKEKAFHNIFSQLKPMIAKDFSDNIVIRIEPKDVEIEAAIEETYTERFFGLLFPRQRKYFSITAHVTMHLHFIELAKVPFEQKTEKVSFVQRVLHRR is encoded by the coding sequence ATGTTAAAAAAAATGGAATACGGCTTAACAGTAACGGGTAGTGGTGAAAGCAAAGAGAAAGCATTTCATAATATTTTTTCTCAATTAAAGCCTATGATCGCGAAGGACTTCTCGGATAATATTGTTATTCGTATTGAGCCCAAAGATGTTGAAATAGAGGCAGCCATAGAGGAAACGTATACGGAACGATTTTTCGGCTTGTTATTTCCTCGCCAGAGAAAATATTTTAGCATTACCGCTCATGTTACTATGCATTTGCATTTCATTGAATTAGCAAAAGTTCCTTTTGAACAGAAAACTGAAAAAGTATCATTTGTACAAAGAGTATTGCATAGGAGATAA
- a CDS encoding DgaE family pyridoxal phosphate-dependent ammonia lyase yields the protein MNVYQKFGLRKIVNGSGKMTVLGASAVQAEIAQAVSEATMDYVLIEELMETAGRKIAEATGAEDGCPTAGAAPGIAIAIAAAITGKNLTLIERMPNSEGLKNEIILQKGHSVHFGAPIAQMITLGGGKVVEVGQANHVERCHIEQAITDKTAALFYIKSHHAVQKGMQSIETMAAIAKERNIPFIIDAAAEGDFKKYFSKGADLVVYSGGKALEGPTSGFICGKTELIQACRKQYKGIGRAMKVGKESIIGLMTALELYDKKTDDSKSQIERMTWLINQFNAVSGIQGEIVQDEAGRPIYRAELTIDAKVIGKDAFAIIKELEAGNPAIYTRNYYANLGKISIDPRPLLPGQEELIAAKIKKIISNK from the coding sequence ATGAATGTTTACCAAAAGTTTGGTTTACGGAAAATTGTGAATGGCAGTGGCAAGATGACTGTGTTGGGAGCCAGTGCTGTACAGGCGGAAATAGCTCAGGCCGTGAGTGAAGCCACCATGGATTATGTACTGATTGAAGAGCTAATGGAAACGGCTGGTCGAAAAATTGCGGAAGCGACTGGTGCAGAAGATGGTTGTCCTACCGCTGGGGCTGCACCGGGAATCGCTATTGCTATCGCGGCGGCGATTACGGGGAAAAATCTGACCCTGATTGAAAGAATGCCGAACAGTGAGGGCCTGAAAAACGAAATTATTCTGCAAAAAGGCCATTCGGTTCATTTTGGTGCACCAATTGCTCAGATGATTACTTTGGGCGGTGGCAAGGTGGTAGAAGTCGGTCAAGCTAATCATGTGGAAAGATGTCATATTGAGCAGGCTATTACTGACAAAACTGCAGCCCTATTTTATATAAAATCGCATCATGCTGTACAAAAAGGGATGCAGTCTATTGAAACTATGGCGGCTATAGCAAAAGAGAGAAATATTCCGTTTATTATTGACGCCGCAGCGGAAGGTGATTTTAAAAAGTATTTTTCCAAGGGTGCGGATCTTGTTGTCTATAGTGGCGGTAAGGCATTGGAGGGGCCAACGAGCGGTTTTATCTGCGGAAAAACAGAGTTGATTCAAGCTTGTCGCAAGCAGTACAAGGGCATTGGTCGGGCGATGAAAGTGGGTAAAGAATCTATCATTGGCCTAATGACAGCACTAGAATTATATGATAAGAAGACAGATGATTCAAAATCCCAGATTGAACGAATGACTTGGTTAATCAATCAGTTTAATGCTGTTTCTGGGATACAGGGTGAAATTGTTCAAGATGAGGCGGGACGGCCTATTTATCGGGCAGAACTTACTATTGATGCTAAAGTAATCGGCAAAGATGCTTTTGCTATTATTAAAGAATTGGAAGCAGGCAATCCGGCCATTTACACTCGTAATTACTATGCCAATCTAGGTAAAATCAGCATTGACCCCCGTCCTTTATTGCCAGGGCAGGAAGAGTTAATCGCGGCTAAGATTAAGAAAATTATCAGCAACAAATGA
- a CDS encoding DUF4311 domain-containing protein — MDTLAIIFESIIIGALIGFAVGAGAARMFHAPSVQGMGAFRTFGELNACEGDPLSHFSFGLGFLFNSWASVVGAGAFTQDVEHRIIPNWAAAALLWKNRNVAETLHNPKKMAFIGTVIGAVLVALMNSTAVAIPASLQAVATKVLVPAANWLINPVMPIVFWIAAIDAGERAGMWGTVLGGLAHLIMGNAVPGVVLGILIGKGVDDLGWNSITKTLLTAIIILFIGSAFFRGFDAKLLTDFHMGVPAWLIEVHKMFGSVVK, encoded by the coding sequence ATGGACACATTAGCTATTATTTTTGAGTCAATTATTATTGGCGCATTAATTGGCTTCGCAGTTGGAGCTGGGGCAGCACGGATGTTTCATGCACCGAGTGTTCAGGGAATGGGAGCATTTCGGACATTTGGCGAACTGAATGCCTGTGAAGGCGATCCATTATCTCATTTTTCTTTTGGTTTAGGTTTTCTCTTTAACTCTTGGGCATCTGTTGTTGGTGCTGGAGCTTTCACGCAGGATGTAGAGCACAGGATTATTCCTAACTGGGCGGCAGCAGCGCTACTATGGAAAAATCGCAATGTGGCGGAAACGCTGCATAATCCCAAAAAAATGGCGTTTATTGGCACAGTAATTGGAGCGGTTTTGGTTGCGCTAATGAATTCTACAGCGGTAGCCATTCCTGCTTCACTACAAGCTGTTGCTACTAAAGTTCTGGTGCCTGCCGCTAATTGGCTGATTAATCCAGTGATGCCGATTGTTTTCTGGATTGCCGCCATTGATGCGGGTGAAAGAGCGGGTATGTGGGGGACAGTATTAGGCGGTTTGGCACATCTAATCATGGGAAATGCTGTGCCAGGTGTTGTGCTAGGAATTCTGATTGGCAAAGGTGTTGACGATTTAGGGTGGAATAGCATCACGAAGACACTTTTGACGGCAATAATTATATTATTTATTGGAAGTGCCTTTTTCCGTGGATTTGATGCCAAATTATTAACTGACTTCCATATGGGTGTACCAGCCTGGTTAATCGAAGTTCATAAAATGTTTGGATCGGTGGTGAAATAA
- a CDS encoding glycine-rich SFCGS family protein: MEKVKVVIGDRLGKGQKVAKGVEQAGGIPILIPGVAADMKLADIMHKEAADFGISFCGSGGAGAITAKTKYGYDVAFGLRSVDAGVTAIREGKKVVGFGFMDTEELGRRLTEAYIKLQSK; encoded by the coding sequence ATGGAAAAGGTAAAAGTGGTAATTGGAGATCGCTTAGGTAAAGGGCAAAAAGTAGCCAAAGGTGTAGAGCAAGCGGGTGGTATACCTATTTTGATTCCCGGTGTTGCTGCTGATATGAAGCTGGCTGACATTATGCATAAGGAAGCGGCTGATTTCGGTATTTCTTTTTGCGGTAGCGGCGGTGCCGGCGCTATTACGGCAAAAACTAAATATGGCTATGACGTAGCATTTGGCCTGCGTTCTGTGGATGCGGGTGTTACGGCTATACGAGAAGGTAAAAAGGTTGTCGGTTTTGGTTTTATGGATACAGAAGAATTGGGACGGCGGCTGACAGAAGCGTATATTAAGCTGCAGAGCAAATAG
- a CDS encoding pyruvate kinase alpha/beta domain-containing protein gives MVTVDEAWNIKAFKRLLAAGIDGIILRTSDSGQWNKKLRAVRQAVNDLGTTLPILAEILPGTDIVNEIKLAIIANVDAIIVRPASGTEALLEARRMIEEQGVSTAVFARLSSPEDTEDILRVTDGSIIDFPCPSGSTRDALTNILRQGAATGKLIFLAAKTAELQGSNEKYRELVSLADSWQFDGVALSSDGTNPDHLANVIHLLRIKAREIEEERNTLRHEQCLGRIVASPLANALCSTALHAAVAVKAIAFIVPSQTGFLPRLLSKFRPAVPVLAVTPDTRVARRLKLAWGIWPLLTLRPLRQDDVMDVAIRTAMRSEFIGDGDLIVGVTSSTDIVTAANTVTLSVVGDVILRGQGIGDGIISGRVTIIKSLYNTKKSVANKIVVIPATEATHVKLINQAAALVVEEGGLSSHAAIACLTLNKPAIVGATDATDLLLEDEQVTLDISRGMVYRGWVNL, from the coding sequence GTGGTGACAGTTGACGAAGCCTGGAACATTAAAGCTTTTAAACGGTTGTTGGCAGCAGGCATTGACGGCATCATACTGCGCACTTCAGATAGCGGGCAATGGAACAAGAAATTGCGAGCCGTCCGCCAAGCTGTCAATGATCTGGGAACTACGCTGCCGATACTCGCCGAAATTCTGCCTGGGACCGATATCGTAAACGAAATAAAGCTTGCAATAATTGCCAATGTAGACGCAATAATTGTTCGCCCCGCTTCAGGAACTGAGGCTTTGCTCGAAGCACGTAGGATGATTGAGGAACAGGGCGTAAGCACGGCGGTTTTCGCTAGACTTAGCTCGCCTGAGGACACGGAGGATATTTTACGCGTCACCGACGGATCCATTATAGATTTTCCCTGTCCCAGTGGCTCAACTAGGGATGCTTTGACAAATATATTGCGCCAAGGAGCTGCCACAGGTAAATTAATTTTTTTAGCCGCCAAAACTGCTGAATTACAGGGATCCAACGAAAAGTACAGAGAGTTGGTTTCCTTGGCCGATTCCTGGCAATTTGATGGCGTTGCCCTCTCATCCGACGGAACGAATCCAGATCATTTGGCGAATGTCATTCATTTGTTAAGGATAAAAGCCAGGGAAATTGAAGAGGAACGAAATACTCTTCGACATGAACAATGTCTGGGAAGGATAGTGGCCAGTCCTTTGGCTAACGCACTCTGCTCAACGGCGCTGCACGCTGCGGTTGCGGTAAAAGCTATAGCCTTTATCGTCCCGAGCCAAACCGGCTTCCTGCCGCGGCTACTATCTAAGTTCCGTCCTGCGGTGCCAGTGTTGGCAGTAACGCCAGATACCCGTGTTGCCCGTCGGCTAAAACTTGCTTGGGGGATTTGGCCTCTTCTGACACTACGTCCATTGCGTCAGGACGACGTAATGGACGTGGCAATACGTACTGCCATGCGCTCAGAGTTTATTGGCGACGGCGATTTAATCGTCGGCGTCACTAGCAGTACAGATATAGTAACTGCGGCCAACACGGTAACATTGTCCGTTGTAGGGGACGTAATCCTTCGGGGGCAAGGGATAGGCGATGGTATAATCAGTGGCCGAGTTACTATTATTAAGTCACTATATAATACAAAGAAATCGGTCGCCAACAAAATTGTCGTCATCCCGGCTACGGAAGCCACGCACGTTAAGCTGATTAATCAAGCCGCAGCCCTGGTAGTAGAGGAAGGCGGCCTATCATCCCATGCAGCTATCGCCTGCCTAACCTTAAACAAACCGGCAATTGTAGGAGCTACCGACGCTACAGACCTACTGTTGGAAGATGAACAGGTAACTCTCGATATTAGCCGCGGGATGGTTTACCGTGGATGGGTTAATTTATGA
- a CDS encoding HPr family phosphocarrier protein → MLSKEFTLTNKGGLHARPAGGLAQLCTAFQSNIKIEMKRKTADAKSILSLMTLGANTGTSITIVIEGNDEREAMNKIIDFLSNLVD, encoded by the coding sequence ATGCTTAGCAAAGAATTTACTCTTACGAACAAAGGTGGTCTGCATGCCCGACCAGCTGGAGGTTTGGCGCAGCTTTGTACTGCGTTTCAGTCTAATATTAAGATAGAAATGAAACGGAAAACAGCAGATGCCAAAAGTATATTGAGTTTGATGACTTTAGGTGCGAATACAGGAACAAGCATTACTATTGTTATCGAAGGCAATGATGAGCGGGAAGCGATGAATAAAATAATTGATTTTTTATCCAATCTAGTTGATTAG
- a CDS encoding BglG family transcription antiterminator, giving the protein MLTYRCRQILKRIIDAKRPLRVAELAEELQVSVRAIKYDLDTIRLWLQKGTSQCVHLKSKPHKGVWLEGDESELNKLTCVIAEEEGPNMLLNQEERMKYIILEMLVADGYTTINWLMSKTGVSRNTIVSDLKKVEQFLKCWNIQLDGKAHRGMSIKAAEVDLRVALEYLIQSFFSSSDMAYLMQSLSQNREIPVRIGQVIEKFLLQYQDIHVVYQTVKCIIRQGWDGKTPVSERVILGLFIRVCVVIQRLKSKHELLFFTVSMQKIEENSLYLLIQEECTLLSSCLGIEIPEEEVQYIWLQLHDGLGQGMPEISIHGQPLVMTTITTEIIAGVSALAQVPFYEEIELFDSLMAHLTDRLAKYQHRVLDPNPLVTEVIHNYGKMFDYVKVICLRTLSVFNIVLSDDDLAYIVLHFQAAYEQRFKHHKYKALVVCGTGRGNARLLKVRLENEIKSLHVIGCYSVLEVDKALDNYSVDLVISVLPLDIVHQTVIINALPTESDIQAIYNVLEKIEPHHLETLDCKTRQQSRFLETLSMIRASINPHDLLFAENMSREIINQGIQIASLLVMQFKQHLTEQAMFGLTVHILLMVNRLAFGSPYEEPDIDSSTENDHLAKFRQQLVDILSENYPDIPDGEISAILRYFS; this is encoded by the coding sequence ATGCTTACTTATCGTTGTCGTCAGATTTTGAAAAGGATTATTGACGCAAAGCGTCCTTTACGGGTTGCCGAACTGGCAGAAGAATTGCAAGTTAGCGTCAGAGCGATTAAATATGATTTGGACACAATCCGGTTATGGCTGCAAAAAGGAACTAGTCAATGTGTACATTTAAAATCTAAGCCACACAAAGGGGTGTGGTTAGAAGGTGATGAAAGTGAACTTAATAAGTTAACTTGTGTGATAGCCGAAGAAGAAGGACCCAATATGCTTCTCAATCAGGAAGAGCGGATGAAGTATATTATACTTGAAATGCTAGTTGCTGATGGTTATACCACGATTAATTGGCTCATGAGTAAGACAGGAGTCAGTCGCAATACAATTGTGAGTGATCTTAAAAAAGTGGAACAATTTTTAAAATGTTGGAATATTCAGCTAGATGGAAAAGCCCATCGGGGAATGAGCATTAAAGCAGCAGAAGTTGATTTACGTGTAGCACTAGAATATTTAATACAAAGTTTTTTTAGTAGCAGTGATATGGCTTATTTAATGCAAAGTCTTTCTCAGAATAGAGAAATTCCTGTTCGTATTGGACAAGTCATTGAGAAATTTCTTTTGCAATATCAAGATATCCATGTGGTTTATCAAACAGTTAAGTGTATTATCAGGCAAGGTTGGGATGGAAAAACGCCAGTCTCGGAGCGGGTTATTCTTGGTTTGTTTATTCGTGTTTGTGTTGTAATTCAGAGACTTAAAAGTAAACACGAGTTGCTTTTTTTTACAGTAAGTATGCAGAAAATTGAAGAAAATTCCTTATATCTCTTAATTCAAGAAGAATGTACTCTTTTATCTAGTTGCTTAGGAATTGAGATACCGGAGGAGGAAGTCCAATATATCTGGTTGCAACTGCATGATGGTTTAGGTCAGGGGATGCCGGAAATCAGTATTCATGGACAGCCATTGGTTATGACAACGATTACTACGGAAATTATTGCTGGTGTAAGTGCGTTAGCGCAGGTACCTTTCTATGAAGAAATTGAGTTGTTTGATAGTCTTATGGCTCACTTGACTGATCGATTGGCTAAGTATCAGCATCGGGTGCTGGATCCAAATCCGCTGGTGACAGAGGTTATTCACAACTATGGGAAAATGTTTGATTATGTCAAAGTGATTTGTCTAAGAACGTTGAGTGTGTTTAATATCGTTCTTAGTGATGATGATTTGGCTTATATTGTTCTTCATTTTCAGGCGGCATATGAACAAAGATTTAAGCATCATAAATATAAAGCCTTAGTGGTATGCGGCACTGGGCGGGGAAATGCGCGACTTTTAAAAGTCCGCTTGGAAAACGAGATTAAGAGTTTACATGTGATTGGTTGTTATTCGGTATTAGAAGTAGATAAAGCTTTGGATAATTATTCTGTCGACTTGGTTATCAGTGTCTTGCCGTTGGATATAGTCCATCAAACAGTAATTATTAATGCCTTACCTACTGAAAGCGACATCCAGGCAATTTACAATGTGTTGGAAAAGATTGAGCCTCATCATTTGGAAACATTAGATTGTAAAACTAGACAGCAAAGTCGTTTTCTTGAGACATTGTCAATGATTCGTGCAAGTATCAATCCGCATGATTTGTTATTTGCGGAAAACATGTCTCGGGAAATTATCAATCAGGGTATTCAGATTGCATCCTTGTTAGTCATGCAATTTAAACAGCACCTTACGGAACAAGCTATGTTTGGTTTAACAGTTCACATTTTGCTTATGGTAAATCGGTTAGCGTTTGGTTCACCATATGAGGAACCTGATATTGACAGTTCAACCGAAAATGATCATTTAGCTAAATTCAGACAGCAGTTAGTTGATATTTTAAGTGAAAACTATCCGGATATACCTGATGGCGAAATAAGTGCGATTTTACGATATTTTTCATAA
- a CDS encoding amidohydrolase/deacetylase family metallohydrolase, whose translation MITDFIIKNGTVVDPSSGMYGRYDVMGSDGKITAIYPNTMDKSAPNEIRVIDAEGCIVTPGLIDIHTHVFPQRAVIGIEADQIGVNQGVTTLVDAGSAGADTFAPFVAEVVEKSTTRVLSWLNIANAGLCGSHSELADLTGINTAYTAEVIRQNPLIRGVKVRMSSSVLGASGLKPLEIAKQVAKEVQLPVMVHVGNGPPALGNILDLLEEGDVVTHAFHGKKGGIFNEELELIPQAEKALSRKVLFDVGHGTDSFSFQTLKVAKAAGVNPYTISTDLYGKNYRGPVYSLATTMSKFLTLGYSLQEVVAAVTVAPAKVLGLQDSLGVLAVGRSADISILKIVEGEFRFVDSVKNCLVGQQLLRPKYTIRLGKVWKCI comes from the coding sequence ATGATAACTGATTTTATTATTAAGAACGGCACAGTAGTTGATCCGTCCAGCGGAATGTATGGAAGATATGATGTAATGGGTAGCGACGGGAAAATTACGGCAATTTATCCAAATACGATGGATAAATCGGCGCCGAATGAGATTCGAGTCATTGATGCTGAAGGGTGTATTGTTACGCCAGGATTAATTGATATTCATACTCACGTTTTTCCACAGAGAGCAGTGATAGGGATTGAGGCTGATCAAATTGGTGTGAATCAAGGAGTGACTACACTGGTGGACGCCGGTAGTGCTGGGGCGGATACTTTTGCTCCTTTCGTTGCCGAAGTGGTTGAGAAGAGTACGACTAGGGTGCTTTCTTGGCTAAATATTGCCAATGCTGGATTGTGTGGCAGCCATTCAGAATTAGCAGATCTCACGGGAATCAATACGGCCTATACTGCGGAAGTAATTCGGCAAAACCCGCTGATTCGAGGCGTAAAAGTTCGCATGAGTAGTTCGGTTTTAGGCGCTAGCGGTTTAAAACCGCTGGAAATAGCCAAACAAGTGGCCAAGGAGGTACAGCTTCCTGTAATGGTGCATGTGGGGAATGGGCCACCTGCTTTAGGTAATATTCTGGATTTGTTAGAGGAAGGCGATGTAGTGACACATGCTTTCCATGGTAAAAAAGGCGGTATATTTAATGAAGAACTGGAACTGATTCCACAAGCGGAAAAAGCGTTGTCCCGTAAGGTTCTGTTTGATGTAGGGCATGGAACAGATAGCTTTAGTTTTCAAACGCTAAAAGTCGCTAAAGCTGCAGGAGTTAATCCGTATACTATCAGCACTGACCTTTATGGTAAAAATTACCGCGGACCAGTATATAGCCTGGCAACGACGATGTCGAAATTTCTGACACTTGGATATTCGTTACAGGAAGTGGTTGCAGCAGTAACGGTTGCTCCCGCTAAGGTATTAGGGTTGCAGGATAGCTTAGGTGTTTTGGCGGTGGGAAGAAGTGCTGATATTTCTATTTTGAAGATAGTCGAAGGGGAGTTTCGTTTTGTTGATTCAGTGAAAAATTGTCTGGTTGGCCAGCAGTTGCTGCGGCCCAAGTACACAATACGATTAGGAAAGGTTTGGAAATGTATATGA
- a CDS encoding HAD hydrolase family protein, which yields MKAVREKGVKVTLVTGRPLVSALPFAKLLNLDLPLITYNGACISSYPEGQIIEKTPISMDVAREMFGELEDAGYYVKVYIEDTLYVEETTRAAIEFSGIFAIPFVID from the coding sequence ATTAAAGCGGTTAGAGAAAAAGGCGTCAAGGTAACTTTGGTGACAGGGAGACCGTTAGTGTCTGCTCTGCCGTTTGCTAAATTGCTGAATTTGGATCTTCCTTTAATCACCTATAATGGTGCCTGCATTTCTTCCTATCCAGAGGGCCAGATTATTGAAAAAACGCCTATTTCTATGGATGTAGCTAGAGAAATGTTTGGAGAATTGGAAGATGCCGGATATTACGTAAAGGTCTATATTGAGGATACCTTATATGTTGAAGAAACAACTCGCGCTGCGATAGAGTTTTCTGGAATTTTTGCCATACCTTTTGTGATTGATTAA